From Alligator mississippiensis isolate rAllMis1 chromosome 1, rAllMis1, whole genome shotgun sequence:
TGTGAAAGTATAGGAAAATTATGGTACTGATCCTAACCTGACCCTGAAATAAGCCGCTTTAATTTTGCATCTCTTCCGAGGTAAGTATCCTAGTAATTAGTTTGAAAAGATTTTAAACCGGTGGAAGATGTCTAAATGAGACATGGCTGTGTGACAAATACTTCTATTAGAGAGGGACTAGAGTTGCACCCTGGCTAGAGTTGTGACTAATTTTCCATtaagtgtttttgtttgttttcatttgtttgttttttgttgttgttgttttttttttgttgttgttttttctgtgtgtttttttttgttttttaaagtaggTAGCTTCAAAACTTAACAAGTTAGCCTGAAATGTCTCATGGTTGCCCCTCTGGCAGAGAATAGTGTTTTAGGTAGCAGGATAAGCAGTGGAGTATATGTGAAAGTTTAAATAGGTGGTATACCGTGTTATGCCGGTCCTGGAATCTTCAGTAAGGATGCCAAATTGAGAACTGCAAATGAGAACTGGTTCCTATGTCTATTTTTGTGAATGGTAGAATTAGCCATAGTTAGACTCATTGATGTGTTAGCCATATCAAAATATTACAGACCAGAGTGCTTCAATATACAAGGAAACACGGTGAAATGATACCCAGTGGTTGTATCCCAGGACTGAAAACGGCGTAGGCAGATGGACTGTTTTTCTtgaagtgggggaagagggctgcCACCTGTTAAGTGTATTCGAGCAGGCATAGCCCAGATATCTGCATCTCTGCCTGAAATGCTTAAAGGTGATCGGCCTCTAGTAAGGTTTTAAGCCTCAGTTTTTTGAAGACCTGAAGAAACTCGTTTCAACTTACTCTGCTATAATTTGTCCGTGATAAAGGGAATGTTCTTCTAGTGAATGTGACAGGAACTTAAAAGTCAAATTGGGTTTCTGGGGTATAGGTTGTAATTATTGGAACTAAACTGATCTGAGTTCCAGCCTTATGCATTTATGTATCTGTCTTCTAAAGTATGTGGGTCATATACTGTTTGGATCATTGCATTTATTCAGTTGTACATGCTCCAAGGGacacctcctcctctcccccccaagaCATAGGGATGTATCATGAAATTCCTCCATTAGATGCCTCTAGCTACAAAATGGAGAAACTACCTgtttctctttcagttgtggGAAACATTGCCATGGACTTCAAAACAAAATAAGTAGTACTCATGAAGCAATGTGCATGTAGACTTCCATCAGGCATTGAATAGAAAAAATGCTTTCAAAgctttttttattgtatttaatttCTGTGCAAAATGTGTGCTTTTCTGGGTCTTGAGCACAATCATGAATTCCATAGTTTATATTTACATAATATAAAAAGTAGGGGTAAGATTCAGACCAAACTGAATTGCTAAGATATAATCTATAAATGAGTGGCAGAGGATTTAAAACATCCATACAGAATCAGTTTTTTCATTACAATAGTTTGTTTTGGGACCATAGTTTCCAAATTTTATTGCAAGTTAAGCCATGAACTCATAAATGTTCAGTCTATAATACCCTTATTTTAATGATGTAGTGAAATAGTGTAATCATTGCACTGCTTTCTTTGCAGGTGATATAGAGAAAGATGGCAAGGATGACCTACAAATGAATGGGAATGCTGGCCGTCACTCTCTGGACATTGATGTTGAAGACACTAGTGGACAACTTAACATGCGTGGAGTTTTTTTGCATGTTCTTGGAGATGCATTGGGGTCAGTTATTGTGGTGGCGAATGCCTTAGTATTTTACTTCGTTTGGAATCCTTGTCCCAAAGATGGGCCCTGTGTTAATCCTTGTATCAATAGCCATTGTACGGAAAATGCTACTGTAGCCCCATCACTTTCCACAGTTAGCCCTTTGGAGCATGTGGCTGGTCCATGCTGGGTACTATATTTAGATCCCATTCTTTGTCTGATGATGGTGTGCATAATCCTTTACACAACTTACCCGTTACTTAAGGAATCGGCCCTTATCCTTTTACAAACTGTTCCAAAACAAATAGATATTCGTTCTTTGAGCCTGAAGCTGCATACACTTGAAGGAGTTGAAGCAGTCCATGAATTACATGTTTGGCAATTGGCAGGCAGCAGGATCATTGGCACTGCTCACATAAAATGTCATGACCCTGAATCATACATGAAAGTGGCTAAGCACATTAAAGAGATTTTTCATGATGAAGGAATTCATGCTACTACCATTCAGCCTGAATTTGCCAGTGTAGGCTCTGAATCAGGTGTAGGCAATTGCGAGCTTCCCTGCAGAACTCAATGTGCTTTGAAGCAGTGTTGTGGGACATCAGAAAACAGCGCTGAAAAGGAGATGGAAAAATCGTCTACAATTGGTATTTCATGTTCAGAAGTCATCACTGATTCTTCACACAGCAGAACTAGGAGGACTAAATCTGAGAGTATACCTGCTGTTAGGCTAGAGGCAAATGCTGACCAAAACAAACAGTTTGAATCATCTTTATAATTCCCAAAGTGGTGCTGCTTATATTTTGATGGCTTCACCCACAGCATTGTTGCAAGAAGAAGAGACAGATGTTCTGAGATACACTACTTGGCAAACTTGTATTTGCTGATGTCCCTATTCTTGTCACTTTGCTAAATCCAGAATACTTGTTTTAAGGAACATGATCATGTATCATGACATGATATGCTTGTGTTGACTGTGGTGAATGAGTCAGAAAGTGCACCAATGTTGTAACAACTTCAGAATGCCATTTCAGCCGAGACGACACTTTTTGTTGCACTTCAGATTTAAAATATCTCTTCCCATGAAAAGTTACTTGAGAGAAGTAAATAGGAACTTAAATTGTGTTACAAACTGCTCATTGGAGCTacttttttcctttaatatttgATTTGtagatattttaatatattttttatttagaaaacatAAGGAAACCAAAGTtcatagatttcttttttttgttaaatataaCTACTTAAAACTGGAAACCACTTTGTTAGTTTCATGCATTTTCCTTAAacttagaaaatgaaaaatatggaCACTTTTCTAATGGATTTATTAcataacatatttaaaaaaaaaaaaaaaaaaaggaaaaaagcataTCACATGATTGTTAGAAAGTGATCCATGTTTTCTCATGGGGGCTGTGAGGTGATTAAAAGTGgctgcttgtttaaaaaaaaattggtcgCGAAAGGTATGTTTTGTTAAAGTATAAATTCAGTCTGCTATGTAACCCTCTTAGGCTGTGTAATTGTCAGAAAAATAATTTATAGTTTCAGTTACCACTTTATGAATTAGTCagtgttgtttttccttttcaaattcagtcatttttatttcattagcTTATTGTTTAAATTGTAGAATTTTACACAACACACATTCTGGTGCTGTAACACTGAAGTTGTAGCTTTAATTTTTAAGAGTGCTTCATTTAAATAAGTTAGTTTTTATCATGGTAATGCCAACCAGTACTGTTAAAGGGAAGGATCTTTCAAAACTGGCATTATAATTCCTGTAACTGCCCCCAAAAACTCACGTGGATGTAAATTTGTGCAGATAATCTCTGTCTGATAGGCCCAATTCTGTCCCCATGAAGTCTGTGAGAGATTTGACTTCTTCATTGTGGATGGCATGTAATCCAATATATTTTACTCTTTACCATGTCAAGAATTTACCTATGGGATATTTAAATGTTTACTTTAAAACCAAGAGACAACTGGCTCTGAAGAAGCTGTTACAGTGTACTGTCAACTAACATATTTACAAAAAATGCTGTGTGGGTGAGAGTAAAAGACAGTGTAAATGGGAATGCTAGGGACTTTAGTCCCCCATTGTGACTATGGTCAAAGCCAAACTCAATCCTTAAATCCACCTCCAGGCTTAGGTATATATGTTATGGGAAACAGTGTCTAGTAATTGAGCACAGGAATGGGAGTCGGAAGATTCAAgttgttttctcttttctgacATGTAAGATACATACAAACAAATACATTACAGCAAGTTAAAGGGGTCAGGGATTTTTGTCACGTGTCAGCTGCTTCTTGGTAATTGTCCCCATATATTCTCTTAATACATGAGAAGTGAAAGTGAAACAGTGATAATGTAATCCTGGTTTCATAGGGAGGCAAGCTGTTGCAGGGTAAGAGTGTGCCCATGGTTACTGTAGAGCAGCCAATGCATGGCAAGTCCCTTCCCCCTTGTAGGTCACTATATAATTTATTCATTTGTCCATAACTTTACTTGCTGTGTGATGTTGGGCAGGTCACTTTAACCTCTCTTTGCCTCagttccctgtctgtaaaatagggataaaaCCTACCTCACAGGGGTATTGTGAGGCTTAATTTGTTAGTTGGTAAAAAGTTCAGAAATCTTCTGATGGAAGGTGCCCTAGAAATGCAAAATTGTTATTGTTGGGGGTCTTCCAAAAGTTACTGCAATACCCAGGCAAACAGGATGAACTAAGGACCATTTTGGCCTTTTGGATTTCTTTGGTACTGTGGTTTGTCAGATTTTTAACAGTATTTAAACACcgaattttttttcctctttttttaaagaagaatgtTTGGGTTAGTGAAGGAAacatagctttttttttcccctctcatacAGAGCACCTCACTAATTTGCCCTTCAAATCAATGATAGTTGCTTAGCAGTGGTTCACAATAACCTAGTGCCTGCCCTTCCAGAGGTACTTGCTTAGCCTCTCAGCAGTGCATTGTAATGAGGTCTTTGCAAAATATGCTATAATGCATCTATGAGTATTCTGTAAAGTATTATCAATTTAATTtgtaaaatgaacaaaatataCTTTTTCATGGTAAAACGTTTTGCTAATTAGTATATTTGCATGTTTGAAATTTGGCTTCTCAGTTACTAGTGTGAATTAGTGAGGGTCTACTGTATATCACTAACAACAAATAGAACTAACTGTATATTGGTAAGAACATAGTAGTAATGAAAATCATAACTACTTTTTCTCCTGTTGCTTTTATAGTTGGTCTACTTGTCCTGCCATGGCTGTCACCTTTTGGTAATAGTCTTAATAAATGCATTTGAATAGGTCTGAAAACGTAGCCACTAATTCCATTGTAAAATGTTTAATCTTTTTGTGCCAGAAGTCATATTTTTCTAGTGCTATGTCCATTGCAGGCAATGGCtagcttaaaataaataaaaggaaaaatgaaaaaggtCTCTGCACCTGGATTTTAAGTACAGTATGTATTCAGTATAAGATTAAGGTGGTGGCTGTACAACAGCGGGAACACATTTTGTAAATTCATCGTAGCTGTAATGAGCCCAAACTGTAGCCTGATAACTTGCAGTATACATCTTGATCTTTTAACTTCATTTAGCTATGGTTATGCAGATTTACTTCTGAAGATCGTAATTCCAGAACATTAGTAGCTTTCTAGAATTTTTGTGGAAGTCTGTCTTTTTAGTCttttctgcccccactcccaaagcACAAAAATAGTGAATCTTGTGTGAGTGCAGTGGTGGGAGAGAAAAGCAGTTAATTGTACTGTCATgcattcctgttttttttttttattattattattattatttttttaaataaaaatatggaaCCCtgatttgaaggaaaaaataacttgTATTTCATACTGTTTATGCTTTCATTGAAATGGTTCAGGGATATATGAAACATGTATGCagtgtaaaatattttaatgtttaatCCAGAAATAACAAAAATTCTTAGGCCTATAGAAGACCAGTAGAAGTAGTTctgatttgtgattttttttttttgagaaaaggaTGTAAAGGCTCAATCTTTCAGAAATCTGCATGAGCAGTCCTTTTGCACTTGGAGAAACTACTTGTATTAATAGTTAACTGTGTACAAGACTGTTTGCAGGATTGGCTTCTAAGGACACAATAGAGGCTGTCTTGAAAAGCTTTTCTTAAGATTCAGGACCTAGTTTTGAAGAAGATTTTTAAGTCAAAACAGGTATTGGAATGAATGGTCCTATAGTACTCTTCTAAATTTTGCCACATAAGCACTGTTACCATTTTATCATGAACCTGGTCTGTTCTGCCACTTCTCCTTTGAGTGCCATCACTTCTCCTAGGATTCGAACTCATCTTACTCTGCAACTCTGAAAATCAGATCATAAAACTGGAGGTGCTGACTCAATGGGGATGTAAGAGGAAAACagcattttctttctcctttttcttagAAAGCTTTTTCTAACCTATTCGCCCATAGGTAACTGCATTTTCATATCTAGACTTTGggaacagaatatttttttatttcaagatAATATAGCTAAGGTGAGTACTTGAGACActgtgttgccatagcaatgagctgtgGTGATGTAGCTtatcactatggcgatgtagcattaGCAGGCACGAACTGTGATGCCAACACTATCGCGCAGTAGCTTgttcctactgtgcagtaaggttgGAAACTACCTGTGCAGAgccgggactgcacagtaacagtggttactgtgtagtcatttagtacttgctaaagcaagtactaaacaactgcgcagtcagaggcacgtgtagatgtactcCTAGTGTATTTAAATTTCATTACACAGCATCTCTGCTGATGGAGATATTCTTGATTTAAAGCCAGtcttgaaattttccatgctAAATGTAGACATGATCAGAGGAGTTCTCATTCTTGCTGGTGCCCTTTATTTTGCACACGTACATTTTCATGCTTTACATGTTTTATAAACATTGGCCTaatacagggatgggcaaaataggGCTCAcgagccagattcagcctgccaactgattggaacTGTCCTGTGAGCAGGCACCCACCAGTTGATTGTATCTGGTCTGCATGGGGCCAAGTTCTGCGTAGGGTAGCCCATGCTGAGCTCCTGGTCAGTGCACGCAGTTCCAGCAGAGCTGCTTCCAGtgcggctgcagccccccaggtACTGTTTGACTACTCCTGCCTCCAGCggttgctcctcctcctcttcctcctcctgtccaccaccctccacactgctccaggcagctgtTACTGTGAGCAATCGGCAGCGGCTATAGGGACATGCGCTGGGCACAATATGCCCAGCAAGGTGGGGAGGCGGGAGCTGCAGCTACATGGTTCTTggtccagtgtgcagggctccgGCTTCAGTTCCCGGCTCCCTTCCACCCATTCTGTGCACCCAGCATGATGAACAGCCGCTTGcaggtggctgagtgggtggaaggcagcttggAGTTGGAGCTGCGTGCTGGGGCTGTTCAACTAGCTTCCTTTCCTACCCGCTCTGCCTGGTTGCATGTGTGGTGCCTGATTCATGTCCCCATGGCTGCTGTTTCCTCCCTgctctacctgctgcctggagcagcacagcagggacaggtggaggagctgctggaggcagaggtaGCTGAGGagtacctgggtggctgcagccatgatgGAAGCatccctgccaggaagctgtgcacactggctggagctgggaccctTGGTGTGTGCAGGCAGGAGCACACTCTGGGCTACCCCAGGtgagagcaggtggggctcagccccatacAGAGTGCTGTGGGGGAAGCTGCTTGCCAGATGTTTGGGGGTGGGCTGCACCTACACTGCACAGattgggcaagctctgctgcatacACCCCctagccctccctttccttcttgccacccactgctggctcccaggaccctgcACAAGAGCAGTTGCCAGTTCATCACACATGTGCACCCCCCAATATAGAAGAGTAAGGCTATTTTGAGCTagtatgcaatcacctctatattcACAGCTCAAAGCCacataaatcaggataaaaatattctttgaaataaaatgttatagtacATATTtggtttttagtatatgatttgggttttttttattatagatgAAGTGATATCTTCTGAGAGATTTTTGTGTGGCCCTCGACTGGTCActgaaactcattaagtggcctgctagccaaaataattgcccttccCGGTCTAATATCTTCTctgttcactgctgctgctgttgtttatgATCtgagtattttaaagaaaaaactgaGAATGTAACTTTGTTCCCCTTCAGTGCATGTGGGTCTAGTTAGGCTTTTCTTACATTGATAGCCTCCTTTGTTAAGGAGATTTAAAtagcacatttttatttattgatCTGACTTCCACACTGAAATGTGGTCTGGGCCTCTATTAAATGCATGCTAATATTTTATACCCTTATATAAAAGAGTAAAGCCCTGAGATGGAAAAGAGGTGTAGCTATTCAATGATCTATAAACTAGGATGCCCATCCTAAAAAGAATCTTGCCGCTAAGTCTTACTTGACCAATAGTAGTATACTGTACTTTCACATTCAtctgcacagacagaagtgacaattcttgcctgatctggccacataaagcagtttacagccatgaccaaacacaagtgcattgctgcagacagcttaaaaaatgtccagcacagtGAAAATCTGACTCCTTCATTGCATGAGTTATCTGATGAAGACCTTTCAAAATGtaacatcttctgtaacttgtgtctgcccagctcccagcctgtcagttttcagactgggagggggcaaagggagtagagggagttcagtctgggtttttgtcagctcccccttgcagggtggggcaggtgtattaaAGCCCCCgtgagtggggaggtgggagtcCAATTCACCCATCTGACCCTTCAGTACcaactggggagccccaagaatgagctccatctgctgccttcccccctcccattctgaaaacagcactggcagagagccatggccattgctatgggaacctggctgcaggctcccagcccacagctagatttccctcccccctggaaccaactgaacttctgtttggtccttGGTAACACTGTaaatcagaatgctttgcagaaaagtCTCTGAGTTACagttgggagctgcacttctctgcacacactggttctcaaccttttcagactcaaggctcTTCTCTATACCTTTTTCAAACTGAGTAGCACCCCCTTTTAAAAACTAATTAtgtacagtgcttacctccttgcagagggagcTAGCGGTGGGGTTGAGCAGCAGCCAAGCAGAAGGGGCTGAGCTTGCCCTTATCTTCTTATCCCTCAGAGGACCCCTTAAAGACTTGCTCCTCCTGAACCCAAGTTGAAGATCACAGATCTAGAGGGGTTTTTCCCCCTTGAATGCAGGTAAAAACAGAGCTGGCAAATGAGATATAAAACCATCTAAACTGTCTCCTGTCTTAGGTTTTGGTGAAAATTTAAGAATTCTCACTGATCTTTGTCACATGGAGTGTCAATTAAGCAAGGTGCAGCTTTTTTTACAAGGAAAAGTAGCTAATTTTGAAAACAATCTGAGGATCAAATTCCCCTCCCTCTTTGCTtaataatcagggatcctagttttctctgtttaaaagttaCAAATTCTCTTAGAAAAATctcaaattttctgattaaaaaacatgaaatcttcaattaaaatgaaacgccactatatatatgCATATCAACTGAAGACAATGTTTTATCAATATATTtccaattttaaagcaatttggaagcctaccagtgcctcaatcactataataaaataaattctaagtacctatacattttggcatttgattttggaatttttatcatggaaaatcagagctcccactGCCCACCTAGCTCATCAAGACGtaggtccaggtccctcactcAGAAGCTACtcctccctcccgcccccccccgctctgctggaggggggtccccagctgccaggcaaaGCCATCCTTAGGGGTGTGCGGGGCTCGGgacatatcagcctgtgcagggccaggggcggGCAACTGCCCTCAGAAGCCAGCggcggtggggtgggggcggtGATCACccatagaagccagcagtggtgtcAGTGATGGGGGGGAGacgtggtgaccacctgcagaagctggcggcaggactgcagcagtgcctgtacagcactgtctgtGGGGCCCCTCAAAGTGCAGgacccagggtggttgccccaattcatcccttcccctccccccgagggATGGCCCTTCTGCCAGGACTATGGAGCcgggtccacagctccctgccccgctgcccctctcagcagtgcccaatccctggctgccacccacaggaggcagtagctgctgcagtggagcacagagcccagttcCCCTCCCCTGCGAGCAGCATGAGCAGAGTGGAGCCCAAggcagggcagatgtgggctgcctgctgcgggctcaggctcaccactgtgctgccttcctcccagggcctctgcagcccagtgggcaggattcggcatagcagggcagagcagggccaggcaaggAAGCTCCTCAcagctgcaagccctgtgccactgcaagccccacgctgccatggcaaggtgtccCCTGCATGCCCTACAGCAGttaggggcacaactctgtgccaccacccccactgctgctgggtgggaagggggctcTTTGCCAGAGTGACatagggcttgcagcagcaaggagcttcccctcTCAGCCCCgctttgccctgctgcactgggtcctgtcTGATGGGCTGTGGGGGCccaggggggaaggcagcagggcaggaagcccaagtcccagtgctggatttaggcttaagctacttaagctacagtttagggccgcacaatatgaggggcctctatatgagaaaaaaaaaactggattatttttatcgtatggggcctcttaaactggacatagtttagggcctcagcatgtcataatccagcactgctaaacctgcagcaggcagcccacctccacccctgtcCCATGCACATAACtggagggcatgtgtccccctgaTCCCCCAGAAGTgaatgcagtggtggggagccagccccactacccccacccctgggacaagctgctcacggctccatcccactccctgtgcATTCTGGCCCCAGGCCTCAAGTGTCACACACtgcttgggctgggcagcagccccaggccctgcccaactcactccctctgtccctctctccctatgggggcctcaattcctaCTCCCctctgccagacttacctgctggagctgttctccaggctgctggGTGACCATGGGCATGTGCGAAAAGTAAGGACACTTTCCAGCCATTAACTAGTTACTTTGTACAGTGCTTCAGAGAGAGTGTAAAGCATTATGTGGACTTCTATTTTGAAACTGAATGAATTTCCTGGCAATGTAATGCTTCACAGTGAACTTCTGAGCAGGAAAAGTGACTGTGTATATTGAATCAAAACCACAAGAAGAACTCAAGCGCAATTGGTATGGTCACATGATATTTACAACACGATGCTGCTTAAAAAGATTACAGATTCATTGGCACTGTTCAGATGACTGTAAATACAGTAGTAGCCTTTGGAAAAAAACTTATCGTCACCTATATGATAGCTCCTAATAACAAATAAGTGCATATTCAGACGGGTTTTGCTCTGGGGTTTAAACAACTTATTGGCAATATACTATATTAACTAGGCAGCTTTTATTCTAAGTGACACATAGTTAACCTTATTTACAAAGCAGATGTTGATTTCAGTAGGGCAGGGTATAAAAAAAACCATGCTACTTAACACTGAAAAGTTGAATTTTATGTCTTTATGTGTCCTTTTTAAGGAGTACCTGGGAATGATCCAGGCAATGCCAACACACCACTCCCTACTGAAAACTGATTGCTTCATGAATTTTCATTCCACTCCCAACTTGGGTGCCAAGTGTATTGGGTTCAAGATATAAAGGCAGTGCCATATCTTGGACTCTGAGGATGTCTTCCCAACTCTGCCCATCAGTCATATACAGGATGTTTCCTCAAAGCATGCCTGACCACAGAAGCAGTATGTGCAACAGTATCCAAGACTGCTAATGATGGTATTTAGAGGAACCTGAAAAAGGAATGGAAaaggctttaattttttttaagggtgaTCGAATACGAGGAAAATCAAAAatcattttgtcaaaacttttCTCCTCCTTAGCACTAGAACTGCAGGTTTCTTCTCTCCTGGAGGAGACTAACTATGACAAACTAGTGAGATTCTAACATCTGGACAACGTGAGAAAGGTTTCATTGTTGGACTGTTTTAAATGTCTGACTTCAAACTAAGCAATGATATTTTGTGGCATTAGAGAAGTGTACGGGGACATCAAtaagggcacaggcagaagtgacaatttttggccaatctggtcacagaaagtggtctataacTGTAACCAAACATGAGTGCATGGCTaattgggttggtctaataaaagatatgagattcacccaaggaaccttgtctggctgcagacagcttcacaaATGACTGATCAGATGAAAATCTGAAACCTCATTGCATGAAGGAATTCAGTCTGTGGGTTTTTCAGCTCCCGCTGGAGGGCGAGGTAGGTGTATTggagcttcccccccccacccccaaggtggggggctctGATTAACTGATCCCGTTCTCTAGCCCTGGCTGGGGAACCCTTAAAATGAActcctttgctccctttcccacctcccattctgaaaacagcaacaggctggaagAGAAGAAGGGCCATTTCTAGAGGaaccctgctgcaggctcccagataGGAGCTAGCCTCCCCCTGGAACCAcctgtgaacttctgtttggtccgggggatcactgtaactcagaacgcttcctgcaaagccttctcagttacagtggggagctgcacttctgtctgtgccccaaaTAACTTATTACTATGGGACTTATATTCAAGGTACATTGAAATCAAGGATGATGGGGATCAGAAAAGATTTTtggagaaaaaacacttaaagtgAGCACAAGTAAAATTCAGGCACTTTTTCTTGACTGTTTTTCTAAGACTGAGATGAGCCACTGTATTTTCACAAGACCTCAGTTGAATTACTAATTTGAAAAAATCACTGAAAGCATTAGGCTTATGATACTGAACACCTGCTGTAAAATTGTACAGAAAATCAGATAACAAATTGTTTGTGCCAACTTTCTTGGCCTTGGGGATGAAACCAAAAGATGTTCAAGAGCCTGCAAAAGATCAAGAGCCTGCAAACTCAAGGCAGTATAATGTAGGTTGGAATGTAATAGCTGGTACTGTTTAAATATTGACTCCAAATAGGGTGTT
This genomic window contains:
- the SLC30A1 gene encoding proton-coupled zinc antiporter SLC30A1; this encodes MAGSGAGELRRPRCRRARLLCMLALTFVFFVMEVVVSRLTASLAMLSDSFHMLSDVMALVVALVAVRFAQRTRATKKNTFGWVRAEVMGALVNAVFLTALCFTILLEAIERFTEPHEIQQPLVVLVAGVAGLIINLLGLCLFHQHGHGHSHGHAHGAAPPPPRAKLQRCPGEGDAALHKEETNMLVDNYSGPNGLSQEQLGDIEKDGKDDLQMNGNAGRHSLDIDVEDTSGQLNMRGVFLHVLGDALGSVIVVANALVFYFVWNPCPKDGPCVNPCINSHCTENATVAPSLSTVSPLEHVAGPCWVLYLDPILCLMMVCIILYTTYPLLKESALILLQTVPKQIDIRSLSLKLHTLEGVEAVHELHVWQLAGSRIIGTAHIKCHDPESYMKVAKHIKEIFHDEGIHATTIQPEFASVGSESGVGNCELPCRTQCALKQCCGTSENSAEKEMEKSSTIGISCSEVITDSSHSRTRRTKSESIPAVRLEANADQNKQFESSL